The sequence TTTAGATGTGGAAAGACAATCTATAGTTAATTCTTTTGATTTTATTGATGGGATAATTAAGTATAGAGAGGATATATACACAGCTTTAGATACAGAATTAATACTAAAGGGTAAATCTATTTATGAAAAAGAAATATATTTATTAACTTATAATAAAAAAAATATAAATATTGCTTTAAGATTAAATAAAATAACTTTAATTAGAGAAGTAAGTGAGGAACAAATAGAAAAACCAGACTTAATAGAAGAGGTAAGTGATGAGTTATTTATTCAAGGGATAATTAATTTAAAAGAAGACCATTTGATACAAATAATAGATATAAATAAATTAATAGATTATATAGAAAACTTAAAAAATATTACAATAAAAGAAAATGGGGGAGAAGAAAATGTTAAAAAATGTGAAAATAAATAAATTACTAATATTAATAACAATGAGTTTAACGATTTTATCTTGCATAATAGGTTTTTCAAGTATTCATGGGGCAAAACGTGTTGCAAAATCTTTTAAAATTTTAATAAAAGAAAATAATGAGAAAGATTCTTTAGCATTATTATCAAGTATTAGAACAAATACAAATACTTGTGCAAGAATAGTTGAAGAAATTTTTATAGTAGAAGACAAAGTGCAAGCAGAAAATTCTTTACTTCGTTATAATGATTTTAAATTTAAAACTTTAAATGCTGTATCTAAATTTAAAGAAACTCATGTAAATGAAGATGGACTTATAGATGAATATGAAGTAGCTTTAAAGAATTGGTTTGATGTTATAGACGAAATGGCGCAATTATATAAAGGTGGAAATATAAAAGAAGCTCGTAGAGTTTATCTGTCAGGGTCTAATAAAAATATAAATGAGATTTTAAACATAGTTTATAAAGTAGAAAATAAGATAAATACTCATAGAGAACATATATTAATTGAAGCTTCAGAGTATATAGAAAATTTTAAGAAGGTAATGATAGGTTTGATAGCACTTAGTATACTGTTATCTCTTGGTGTAGGGATTAATTTAAATAGAATAATAAAGGAACCTTTAGAAGCAACTAAAAAAGCTTTAAATGCTTTTGCTGATGGGAATTTACATGTAGATTTGAAATATGATTCAGAAAATGAATTTGGAGAAATGGTAAAAACAGTAAAGAATAGTTTTATTAAAATAAATTCATATATTAAAGATACAGAGAGAGTATTGAAAACAATGACAGATGGGAATTTTGATTATGAAGGAAAAGTAGATTATTCTGGGGATTATATAAAAATAGCAAAACTTTATTATGAATATAGTGTTCAAATGTCTAGTATGATATTGAAAATAAAAAATGCAGCAAGACAGGTTTCAGAAGCATCAGGACAAGTTGCTGAAAGTTCTCAAGAAATGGCGAGAGGTTCAATGGAACAAGCATCAGCAATAGAAGAGTTAACAGCAGAAATGAATAATATAAATATATCTATCGAAAACAATAATAATATGGTTGATCAAACTGTAGCTTTAACTAAAAAAACAAATGAAATTTTGCAAACAGGATCAGATCAAATGAGTGATTTAAGATTAGCTATGGATGAAATTTCAGATACAGCAAAACAAATCAATAAAATAATAAAAACAATAGACGATATTTCATTTAGAACAAATATATTAGCTTTAAATGCAGCAGTTGAAGCAGCTCGTGCAGGAGATGCAGGGAAAGGATTCTCAGTTGTAGCTTCAGAAGTTCGTAATCTAGCTCAAAAATCAGCAGAAGCAGCTAAATTAACAACTGATTTAATAGAAAACTCTATGGCAGCAGTTGAAAATGGAGTCTTAATTACAAATAAAACAGTTAAAACAATAGAAGAAGTTAAAGAGAAATCAAATGATATAAATGTAGCTATAAAAAATATATCAGAAACTTCAAAGGAACAATATGATTCAGTAAATAAAATTTCAGAAAGCATGAATCAAATTTCTTCAGTAGTTCAATTATCATCTGCTACTTCAGAGGAAAGCGCAGCAGTGAGTGAAGAATTATTTAGTCAAGCTAGAATATTAACAGAATTAATTTCAAAATATAAACTAAGACAAATAAAAGACTAGAAGGAGATAAAATGAAACCAAATATTATGATCGTAGATGATTCATTG comes from Fusobacterium sp. JB019 and encodes:
- a CDS encoding methyl-accepting chemotaxis protein gives rise to the protein MLKNVKINKLLILITMSLTILSCIIGFSSIHGAKRVAKSFKILIKENNEKDSLALLSSIRTNTNTCARIVEEIFIVEDKVQAENSLLRYNDFKFKTLNAVSKFKETHVNEDGLIDEYEVALKNWFDVIDEMAQLYKGGNIKEARRVYLSGSNKNINEILNIVYKVENKINTHREHILIEASEYIENFKKVMIGLIALSILLSLGVGINLNRIIKEPLEATKKALNAFADGNLHVDLKYDSENEFGEMVKTVKNSFIKINSYIKDTERVLKTMTDGNFDYEGKVDYSGDYIKIAKLYYEYSVQMSSMILKIKNAARQVSEASGQVAESSQEMARGSMEQASAIEELTAEMNNINISIENNNNMVDQTVALTKKTNEILQTGSDQMSDLRLAMDEISDTAKQINKIIKTIDDISFRTNILALNAAVEAARAGDAGKGFSVVASEVRNLAQKSAEAAKLTTDLIENSMAAVENGVLITNKTVKTIEEVKEKSNDINVAIKNISETSKEQYDSVNKISESMNQISSVVQLSSATSEESAAVSEELFSQARILTELISKYKLRQIKD
- a CDS encoding chemotaxis protein CheW, encoding MFKDKKLQFLEFKVNNNYYALKLEEVKEIVLDVERQSIVNSFDFIDGIIKYREDIYTALDTELILKGKSIYEKEIYLLTYNKKNINIALRLNKITLIREVSEEQIEKPDLIEEVSDELFIQGIINLKEDHLIQIIDINKLIDYIENLKNITIKENGGEENVKKCENK